CTTACAAAAAGTTTCTTCAGAAAGAAATagctttttcttagttttttttttattaataataacaatattaaaagttaaatttcCCCATTCCAGAAGTCATAAATTAATAACTTTCCTTAGTTTGTTCTTCATGAGATTAATTTCAAATGTTAAATTCCCTATTTCAGGCTTCATCCAGCTCCGAGGAGTCATACGAATCCTCTGAGGCCAAATACAGCTTCACCTGGGCCGTGAGCGACGACTCCTCCAGCAACGAATTCGGACACCAGGAGACCCGAGATGGAGACGACACCCAGGGATCGTACTACGTTCAGCTTCCCGACGGTCGTCTGCAGACCGTCAAGTATTCCGTCAACGACGACTCAGGCTAcgtggctgaggtcacttacgagggcgAAGCCCAATTCGACTCCAGCGAATCCGAATCAGACTCTGACGAATCCGATTAAGTTTTGTATCACAATTATCATCGTTTAGTTGAATTCTACGAATTTGTATTACTGTTACCAAAtgaataaagttatttttattgtACATTTTGCTTTACT
Above is a window of Palaemon carinicauda isolate YSFRI2023 chromosome 30, ASM3689809v2, whole genome shotgun sequence DNA encoding:
- the LOC137623805 gene encoding pro-resilin-like encodes the protein MNSKVLIFLSCLAIVVVNARPMADAEESEASSSSEESYESSEAKYSFTWAVSDDSSSNEFGHQETRDGDDTQGSYYVQLPDGRLQTVKYSVNDDSGYVAEVTYEGEAQFDSSESESDSDESD